The Cardiocondyla obscurior isolate alpha-2009 linkage group LG22, Cobs3.1, whole genome shotgun sequence genome includes a region encoding these proteins:
- the Svip gene encoding small VCP/p97-interacting protein, protein MGCCGSCCKEASSYEDLTPDRETVRKRQAEAAEKRIAEQQQRGIKDIESVKRQQQRAMELEKREQEAAVSNTQPTLRWQVQ, encoded by the exons ATGGGTTGCTGCGGATCCTGTTGCAAGGAAGCGTCGTCGTACGAGGATCTCACTCCCGATCGG GAGACCGTACGCAAAAGACAGGCGGAAGCGGCTGAGAAAAGAATAGCTGAACAACAGCAGCGAGGTATAAAAGATATCGAATCGGTTAAGAGGCAACAGCAACGAGCGATGGAACTCGAAAAGCGAGAACAGGAAGCTGCAGTCAGCAACACTCAGCCTACTCTAcga tggCAGGTACAATAA